From Vicia villosa cultivar HV-30 ecotype Madison, WI unplaced genomic scaffold, Vvil1.0 ctg.001533F_1_1, whole genome shotgun sequence, the proteins below share one genomic window:
- the LOC131635706 gene encoding aluminum-activated malate transporter 10-like codes for MTNDKGVPKEVEWRIKVEDGPWKRAVVSCSMWTFITSFYFKLCKFFKKAWDIGVNDPRKFIHCLKVGIALTAVSLFYYLKPLYDGVGRNAMWAVMTVIVVFEYTAGATIYKSINRICGTTLAGLLALGVHWVASRAGDQWEPIIVGVSLFLLASAATFSRFIPTIKARFDYGAMIFILTFSLVSVSGYRIDELFNMAQQRISTIIIGTSLCIIVSTTVRPVWAGLELYVLVTGNLDKLANSLQCCVAQYFEAQAASEESNKKMMGYKCVLNSKATEESLANLARWEPAHGRFNFRHPWKQYLKIGATMCRCASCIDALIGCIHSENKSSNDIRKMMSKTSMQVGDISANVLRELALTIKSMTKSNKLDILVIEMNSASQELQNLLKSYPNTQNKDDAKMDIPIMDIIQVVTMVSLLTEIVARVEDVVKCVEELSDLGKYKPAVSKCDKSKQHSTDSKISPEQENEEEEIVKTLQMV; via the exons ATGACTAATGACAAGGGAGTGCCAAAAGAAGTTGAATGGAGGATCAAAGTTGAAGATGGTCCATGGAAAAGAGCTGTTGTTTCTTGCAGCATGTGGACATTTATAACAAGTTTTTATTTCAAGCTGTGCAAATTTTTTAAGAAAGCTTGGGATATTGGTGTGAATGATCCTAGAAAATTCATCCATTGTTTGAAAGTAGGAATAGCACTCACAGCTGTCTCACTTTTCTACTATCTAAAGCCTTTGTATGATGGAGTTGGAAGAAATGCTATGTGGGCTGTCATGACCGTAATCGTCGTCTTCGAATACACGGCCG GTGCTACAATATATAAAAGTATCAACAGAATTTGTGGAACTACTCTTGCTGGGCTTCTAGCCCTTGGTGTACATTGGGTTGCTAGTAGAGCAGGAGACCAATGGGAACCTATAATAGTTGGAGTTTCACTCTTTCTATTag CTTCTGCAGCCACATTCTCAAGATTCATACCAACCATTAAAGCTCGTTTTGATTATGGTGCTATGATATTCATCTTAACTTTCAGTTTAGTTTCGGTATCTGGTTATCGAATTGACGAGCTGTTTAACATGGCACAACAAAGAATTTCGACTATTATAATCGGGACTTCGTTGTGCATAATCGTTAGCACGACTGTTCGGCCGGTTTGGGCTGGTCTAGAACTCTATGTTTTAGTCACCGGAAACCTCGACAAACTCGCAAACTCCTTGCAAT GTTGTGTGGCTCAGTACTTTGAAGCCCAAGCTGCTAGTGAAGAGTCTAACAAAAAGATGATGGGTTACAAATGTGTGCTAAACTCCAAAGCAACAGAAGAATCATtg GCCAATTTAGCTAGATGGGAGCCTGCACATGGAAGATTCAATTTTCGTCATCCATGGAAACAATATCTTAAAATCGGAGCCACAATGTGTCGATGTGCTTCGTGCATTGATGCTCTTATCGGATGCATACATTCAGAAAACAAG AGCTCAAATGACATAAGGAAGATGATGAGCAAAACTTCCATGCAAGTTGGTGACATCTCTGCAAATGTTTTGAGAGAGTTAGCACTAACAATAAAGAGTATGACAAAATCTAACAAACTTGATATTTTGGTGATAGAGATGAATAGTGCATCACAAGAGCTACAAAATTTGTTAAAATCTTATCCAAACACACAAAATAAAGATGATGCAAAAATGGATATTCCAATAATGGATATTATTCAAGTGGTCACCATGGTTTCTTTGCTTACCGAAATCGTAGCACGCGTGGAAGATGTTGTAAAATGTGTTGAAGAATTATCAGATTTAGGTAAATACAAACCAGCAGTGTCAAAGTGTGACAAATCCAAACAACACTCTACAGATAGCAAGATTTCTCCGGAACAagaaaatgaagaggaagaaATAGTGAAAACACTTCAAATggtatga